Proteins encoded by one window of Aspergillus puulaauensis MK2 DNA, chromosome 4, nearly complete sequence:
- a CDS encoding uncharacterized protein (COG:Q;~EggNog:ENOG410PK6E;~InterPro:IPR013154,IPR013149,IPR002328,IPR036291, IPR011032;~PFAM:PF00107,PF08240,PF13602;~go_function: GO:0008270 - zinc ion binding [Evidence IEA];~go_function: GO:0016491 - oxidoreductase activity [Evidence IEA];~go_process: GO:0055114 - oxidation-reduction process [Evidence IEA]) produces the protein MAVTKAIVAREPRFTALSWALEDVTVCEEPGDDEVLVEIIASGVCHTDIVLSAVPSGQFGIQYPKVMGHEGSGYARKVGKNVTTVQSGDPVLLSFYSCGACDQCAEKHPSYCHSFAMENYIGRKGHVNSAPAAGDKKEEEIYSRFFGQSSFCRYSIVDKASVVNAKGLVRNEEEMRLFAPLGCGFQTGMGAIDNIAQTANIRKIKTIIGVDRISSRLQLAKQLGATHTIDTSPVGFNMHKAICGMFPNGVDCVIDTTGTPAIIEDGLRALRKGGKLVLIGVPPMQYELSVNAIQHINTGRSVIGCLEGDCVPKDAIATIVQWYREGRFPIEKLVTYFEVRWPLPEFYI, from the exons ATGGCCGTGACCAAAGCTATCGTCGCCCGCGAGCCCCGCTTCACCGCGCTCAGCTGGGCCCTGGAGGATGTCACCGTGTGCGAAGAGCCTGGTGACGACGAGGTGCTGGTGGAGATTATCGCCTCGGGCGTCTGCCACACCGATATCGTGCTCTCTGCTGTTCCCAGCGGGCAGTTTGGCATTCAGTATCCCAAGGTTATGGGGCATGAGG GCTCCGGATACGCGCGCAAAGTTGGCAAAAACGTAACAACCGTGCAAAGCGGCGATCCcgtccttctttccttctaCTCCTGCGGTGCGTGCGACCAATGCGCCGAGAAACACCCGTCATACTGCCACTCGTTTGCGATGGAGAACTACATCGGGCGGAAAGGACATGTGAATTCTGCGCCGGCTGCGGGggacaagaaggaggaggagatatACTCGCGCTTCTTTGGGCAGTCGAGTTTCTGTCGGTATAGTATCGTCGACAAGGCGAGTGTCGTTAATGCCAAGGGCCTGGTGCGGAATGAAGAGGAGATGAGGCTCTTTGCGCCATTAGGCTGTGGGTTCCAGACGGGGATGGGCGCGATCGATAACATTGCCCAG ACTGCAAACATCCGCAAAATCAAAACGATCATCGGCGTCGACCGGATCTCCAGCCGGCTGCAGCTCGCGAAACAGCTCGGCGCTACACATACCATCGATACCTCGCCGGTGGGGTTCAACATGCACAAGGCGATCTGCGGCATGTTTCCCAACGGCGTCGACTGCGTTATCGACACGACGGGCACGCCGGCCATCATTGAAGATGGGCTCAGGGCTCTCCGGAAAGGGGGGAAACTCGTCCTGATTGGTGTCCCGCCGATGCAGTATGAGTTGAGTGTAAACGCGATACAGCATATAAAT ACTGGTCGATCTGTGATCGGGTGTCTTGAGGGGGACTGTGTTCCTAAGGAT GCAATCGCAACCATAGTCCAGTGGTACCGGGAAGGCCGCTTTCCAATTGAGAAACTAGTCACATACTTCGAGGTGCGTTGGCCACTACCAGAGTTCTATATATAG
- a CDS encoding uncharacterized protein (COG:Z;~EggNog:ENOG410Q18Q;~InterPro:IPR000845,IPR011990,IPR035994,IPR027417, IPR019734,IPR002182,IPR013026;~PFAM:PF13374,PF01048,PF00931,PF13181,PF13424, PF07721,PF13432,PF13176;~go_function: GO:0003824 - catalytic activity [Evidence IEA];~go_function: GO:0005515 - protein binding [Evidence IEA];~go_function: GO:0043531 - ADP binding [Evidence IEA];~go_process: GO:0009116 - nucleoside metabolic process [Evidence IEA]), producing the protein MSASTPLSHKDYTVGWICALPLEMAAAKLMLDTIHPPLPLPPTDQNTYILGNIREHNIVIACLPSGAYGTTSAATVAMQLLSSFHSIRFGLMVGIGGGVPSSDADIRLGDIVVSEPTGTFGGVIQYDMGKSLSGGQFQRTGMLNRPPKVLLTALATLKAHHLTEESQILTFIANIEAKAPHGAANFVRPSHADCLYQVEYEHGGSNDCSGCDRSRLVSRPSRGHDEPVIHYGLIASANQVVKYGRHRDQLAEDLEVYCVEMEAAGLMNDFPCIVIRGICDYADSHKNKDWQGYAAAVAAAYARELLLVVPINHIENTPTAQEALANAAPCFDVPFDLATVPVIQDFLGRQDELEHLWDYLQPAIPQSQKVAVLHGLGGIGKTQLAIRFARDHKKDFSAVLWLSGKDEGTLLQSLSSVLPRLPGESCDNKAVNDEEVEKRARKVLKWLSAEGNSRWLIIFDNFDQYSPIDSDVDDGYDIAQFFPTADHGSILITSRLHGLTELGKSFPVHKLEFKDAIQLLLQSSGLSVDNTTEDLDSNLDYVALADCLDGLPLAIVIAGAFMRETGTSVEEYLQLYKDSWADLQSCSRPTRHYQQGNILETWMITYKEIQESEPEAAMLLLLLACYNNRDIWFELIQHGLNCTDLPDWFGMSVCSKLYFKTEIKILVGFSLVETNQKEGSYTLHPVVQDWCLYMAESDKHTAQLYGLALVSVGSMIPAPNNRDYARLQRRLLPHANHLLRTKRYWPDEGIDVWKVLASLGNLYQTLGKLKEAEWMYQQALAGFEKILGRDHASTLDTVNNLGVLYWVQGKLKEAEEMYQQVLEASEKTLGPDHTSTILAFNNLGLLYRDQGKLEEAEKMHQQALAGYTKVLGPHHPSTITIVSSLGNLYRYQGKLKDAEDTHQQALAGFKKELGPDHTSVLESIHSLGTIYMDQGMLKEAEEMFQQALAGFEKALGLDHISTLGAVNNLGLLYWAQGRLKEAEKMLQRALTGYRKALGPEHSNTQTAANYLASLATFVAKAGNTPLTPPTILPAAQVVQLVQAARELDLNRRHSSVPESPQ; encoded by the exons ATGTCAGCCAGCACCCCTCTATCCCATAAAGATTACACGGTCGGATGGATATGCGCCTTGCCGCTCGAGATGGCGGCTGCGAAGCTGATGTTGGATACAATACACCCGCCTCTACCCCTCCCGCCAACAGATCAGAATACGTACATTCTGGGAAATATTAGAGAGCACAATATAGTTATTGCCTGTTTACCAAGCGGCGCATATGGCACAACGTCAGCTGCAACAGTGGCGATGCAGTTATTATCCAGCTTCCACTCCATCCGGTTTGGCCTCATGGTTGGTATAGGCGGAGGGGTACCAAGCAGCGATGCAGACATTCGACTGGGCGATATCGTCGTGAGCGAGCCAACAGGCACTTTTGGAGGTGTGATACAATATGATATGGGTAAATCCTTGAGCGGCGGTCAGTTCCAGCGTACAGGGATGCTCAACAGGCCGCCAAAGGTTCTGCTGACTGCGCTCGCCACACTCAAAGCGCATCACCTCACAGAAGAGAGTCAGATTCTTACATTTATCGCTAATATCGAAGCCAAGGCACCTCACGGAGCTGCGAATTTCGTCCGACCAAGCCACGCGGACTGTTTATACCAGGTGGAATACGAGCATGGAGGATCGAATGACTGTTCTGGTTGTGATCGGTCCAGACTTGTTTCAAGACCTTCACGGGGTCATGATGAACCTGTCATTCACTATGGACTGATTGCATCTGCAAATCAGGTAGTTAAATATGGCAGGCATCGAGACCAGCTGGCGGAAGACTTGGAGGTTTACTgcgtggagatggaggctgcagGGCTCATGAACGACTTTCCCTGTATAGTCATTCGGGGAATTTGTGACTATGCTGACTCTCATAAGAACAAGGACTGGCAAGGATACGCAGCAGCGGTGGCAGCGGCCTATGCTAGAGAGCTTCTTTTGGTGGTTCCAATCAATCATATTGAAAATACTCCAACAGCGCAAGAAGCTTTGGCAAATGCTG CACCCTGCTTTGATGTCCCTTTCGACTTAGCCACGGTGCCCGTGATTCAAGATTTCTTGGGACGGCAAGACGAGTTAGAGCACTTATGGGACTATTTACAACCAGCAATTCCCCAGTCCCAGAAAGTTGCTGTGCTTCATGGGCTCGGCGGTATAGGGAAAACACAGCTCGCAATTCGCTTCGCGCGTGATCACAAGAAGGACTTTAGTGCTGTCCTTTGGCTAAGTGGCAAGGATGAAGGCACGCTCTTACAATCTTTGAGCTCAGTATTACCCCGATTACCAGGAGAGTCCTGCGATAATAAGGCGGTAAATGATGAGGAAGTGGAAAAAAGAGCTAGGAAAGTGTTGAAGTGGCTGTCAGCAGAGGGAAATTCACGGTGGTTAATCATTTTTGACAATTTCGATCAATATTCTCCCATCGACAGCGATGTTGACGATGGATATGACATCGCCCAGTTCTTCCCCACGGCAGATCACGGCTCTATTCTTATTACTTCTCGGCTACACGGTTTGACGGAGCTTGGGAAGTCTTTTCCAGTCCACAAACTTGAGTTTAAGGATGCAATTCAACTGCTCCTGCAAAGCAGCGGTCTGTCGGTAGATAATACCACGGAAGACCTTGATAGCAATCTAG attacGTTGCCCTCGCCGACTGCCTGGATGGACTGCCGCTAGCAATTGTCATCGCTGGAGCATTCATGCGCGAAACCGGAACGAGCGTTGAAGAATATTTACAGCTCTATAAAGATTCATGGGCAGACTTGCAGTCTTGTTCCAGGCCCACACGCCACTACCAACAAGGAAACATACTAGAGACATGGATGATCACGTATAAGGAAATCCAGGAAAGTGAGCCAGAAGCTGcaatgctgctgctcttACTTGCCTGCTATAATAACCGGGATATCTGGTTCGAATTGATTCAGCACGGCTTGAATTGCACCGACCTGCCAGACTGGTTTGGCATGTCAGTCTGCAGCAAACTATATTTCAAGACAGAGATCAAGATACTAGTTGGGTTTTCCCTTGTTGAGACAAATCAAAAGGAGGGCAGTTATACATTACATCCAGTGGTACAGGACTGGTGCCTTTACATGGCCGAGTCAGACAAACATACAGCTCAGCTATATGGACTGGCGCTGGTCTCGGTTGGGTCTATGATCCCGGCCCCGAACAACCGAGACTATGCAAGGCTTCAGCGGCGGTTACTTCCACATGCAAACCATCTGCTTCGCACGAAGAGGTACTGGCCAGACGAAGGAATTGATGTGTGGAAAGTTTTAGCCAGCTTAGGGAACCTCTATCAGACTTTGGGCAAGCTAAAAGAGGCAGAATGGATGTATCAGCAAGCACTGGCAGGCTTTGAGAAGATCCTGGGTCGGGACCATGCATCTACCCTTGATACAGTCAACAATCTTGGTGTTCTCTACTGGGTCCAGGGTAAGTTAAAAGAGGCGGAGGAAATGTATCAGCAAGTACTTGAAGCTTCTGAGAAGACACTGGGCCCAGATCATACATCTACTATTCTGGCATTCAATAATCTTGGTCTTCTCTATAGAGATCAGGGCAAGCTggaagaggcggagaagatgcATCAGCAAGCACTAGCAGGCTATACGAAAGTGCTCGGTCCACATCACCCATCCACTATCACAATAGTCAGCAGTCTTGGGAATCTTTACAGATATCAGGGCAAGCTAAAAGATGCAGAAGATACGCATCAGCAAGCACTGGCAGGCTTTAAAAAGGAACTGGGTCCAGATCATACATCCGTCCTTGAGTCAATTCATAGCCTTGGTACTATCTACATGGATCAGGGCATGCtaaaagaagcagaagagatGTTTCAGCAAGCACTGGCAGGCTTTGAGAAGGCACTGGGTCTAGATCATATATCTACCCTTGGTGCAGTCAACAATCTGGGTCTTCTCTACTGGGCCCAGGGCAGGCTGAAAGAGGCAGAGAAGATGCTCCAGCGAGCGTTGACAGGTTATAGAAAGGCACTGGGTCCTGAACATTCTAACACACAAACAGCGGCTAATTATCTGGCCTCTCTTGCTACCTTTGTCGCTAAAGCAGGCAATACTCCTTTGACACCACCCACCATCCTCCCGGCAGCTCAGGTAGTCCAGCTAGTCCAGGCAGCCCGGGAATTAGACCTCAATCGCCGCCACAGCTCTGTACCCGAAAGCCCACAGTAA
- a CDS encoding fungal specific transcription factor domain-containing protein (COG:K;~EggNog:ENOG410PGYQ;~InterPro:IPR007219;~PFAM:PF04082;~go_function: GO:0003677 - DNA binding [Evidence IEA];~go_function: GO:0008270 - zinc ion binding [Evidence IEA];~go_process: GO:0006351 - transcription, DNA-templated [Evidence IEA]): MEWGINLLFSSAYVEELEERIKQMDDQLQQLRRGESLPQPNNRESPVPVDVTRPSGLDRSESEESIFSAPRAPDDRSSGSPQNSDQPSYFLRAHDGKMRFFGASSGFGIHCSREASQSKTGRPRLGWGNVARRNATQWPLTNWVPRILQDSIEKRITQPLPSKETTRALVAEFRTTFNQVIPLVDDTSLTQLIERQFSWNPDESPSSWVLINVVLAFSYRGRAQSSTHESSDYWRMSLGHIKNALNVLVELLLRNADLPTVQGILGLAIYFQGTPNAQALFMLAASAMRLAHSIGLHRNTTADFSQSEIEERRRTFWIAFILDADISIRVGRPPVQDMEDYSTPLPAESPHDCRGIISIDGTSINFFRLLTQFAIIQRQVYRHLQTVVVTKQPKEIALESALACEKALLQWRYSFPDILQPQHPSPSEAPYAHLHALRLCLAYHCCYASLRQLPLVSPTLDNPRSQENLTEVDKDIAALCLRSLASARSALRLLPHLRVLGPSHKWNVLYFFATASVALSSEIRIHPTHGLANDDLAMAHEAVEFLTAVSHEEPGTYVDFILSVCSDLEISARRAIHEARDAPIGTDDNDVVDIPGNIDFAGQQQQQQFANYSENYGRLFNSDPAGLLTDPNCDFLNSQWFAPPFWNWQDMIIGVPDSPEINRRTDDFT, translated from the exons ATGGAATGGGGTATTAATTTGCTATTCTCCAGTGCATATGTTGAGGAGCTAGAAGAGCGCATCAAACAAATGGACGATCAGTTACAGCAGCTGCGTCGGGGTGAAAGCCTGCCTCAGCCGAATAATCGAGAATCGCCAGTCCCTGTGGATGTTACCAGACCATCCGGGCTTGATCGTTCTGAATCAGAGGAAAGCATATTTTCtgctcctcgagctcctgATGATAGATCCTCCGGCAGTCCACAAAACTCTGACCAGCCGTCGTATTTCCTTCGAGCGCACGATGGCAAGATGCGCTTCTTTG GGGCGTCCTCTGGATTTGGTATCCATTGCTCTCGGGAAGCCAGTCAGTCAAAGACTGGACGGCCCAGGCTAGGCTGGGGAAATGTAGCCAGACGGAATGCCACTCAGTGGCCATTAACAAACTGGGTTCCCCGAATACTCCAAGACAGCATTGAGAAACGTATCACCCAGCCTCTACCGTCAAAGGAGACTACACGGGCTCTAGTGGCCGAGTTCCGTACTACCTTTAACCAAGTCATCCCACTTGTTGATGATACGTCACTCACGCAGTTAATAGAGAGGCAATTCTCATGGAACCCGGACGAGAGCCCTTCATCGTGGGTCTTGATCAACGTTGTCCTTGCCTTTTCTTACAGGGGGCGGGCACAGTCATCGACACACGAAAGTAGCGACTACTGGAGGATGTCGCTAGGCCATATCAAAAACGCTTTAAACGTGTTGGTCGAGCTTTTACTTCGCAATGCAGATCTTCCCACCGTTCAAGGAATACTGGGATTAGCCATCTATTTCCAGGGCACACCAAACGCCCAAGCCCTATTCATGCTTGCGGCATCGGCAATGCGCCTTGCTCACTCGATCGGGTTGCATAGAAACACCACAGCTGACTTCAGTCAATCCGAGATTGAAGAGCGACGCAGGACTTTCTGGATCGCATTTATTCTGGACGCTGATATCTCCATACGTGTGGGCCGCCCGCCGGTCCAGGATATGGAAGACTACAGTACACCCCTGCCAGCTGAATCACCACACGACTGTAGAGGTATCATCTCGATCGATGGAACATCCATTAACTTTTTCCGCCTCCTCACGCAATTTGCGATTATTCAACGGCAGGTCTACCGGCATCTCCAGACTGTAGTCGTCACCAAGCAGCCCAAAGAGATAGCCCTTGAGTCTGCATTGGCTTGCGAAAAGGCCCTTTTGCAGTGGAGATACTCATTCCCTGATATATTGCAACCTCAGCACCCATCTCCGTCCGAGGCTCCTTACGCCCATCTACATGCCTTGCGCTTATGTCTTGCGTACCATTGCTGCTACGCCAGTCTCCGCCAACTCCCTCTGGTCTCTCCTACTCTAGACAATCCCAGATCCCAGGAAAACCTTACAGAGGTCGATAAGGACATAGCCGCGCTTTGCCTCCGCTCACTGGCCTCTGCACGATCTGCGCTGCGCCTTCTTCCACACCTGCGCGTGCTCGGGCCCAGCCACAAATGGAACGTGCTCTACTTCTTCGCAACAGCATCCGTGGCTCTATCATCCGAGATCCGGATTCATCCTACGCACGGGCTCGCGAATGATGATTTAGCCATGGCCCACGAAGCCGTCGAGTTCCTTACAGCCGTCTCGCATGAGGAACCCGGTACATATGTCGACTTTATCTTGAGCGTGTGTTCGGATTTAGAAATTTCTGCTAGGCGGGCTATCCACGAGGCACGCGACGCGCCAATCGGAACAGATGATAATGATGTTGTCGATATACCTGGCAATATTGACTTCGcggggcagcagcaacagcagcaattTGCCAACTACTCTGAAAATTATGGCAGACTTTTCAATAGCGACCCTGCTGGGCTTCTTACAGATCCTAACTGTGACTTTCTCAACTCGCAGTGGTTTGCTCCTCCGTTTTGGAATTGGCAGGATATGATCATCGGCGTGCCTGACTCGCCTGAAATCAATAGACGGACGGATGACTTCACGTGA
- a CDS encoding uncharacterized protein (COG:S;~EggNog:ENOG410PXNJ;~TransMembrane:1 (i72-97o)) has translation MSRTILQTATMTGDSFKEAVPDRHTQPGLEAVFLQGPGFGYPAQNGYGHGQGHGHGHTGPPVQQGIGKKKFFILWVALGVLVAAVIGLSVGLGVGLVKKGGTESESASQSSPTSTDNGNDNDNDISSNNATSPETSSSSSSSSSPSSSPTTTPTATYTSPFDTDAGADATITLSGVQATPNPSPTSICPTANNTVIVHIPGPKRYRIFCDSDFGGSGKKDLASVVLGSFDACLGLCNAMNYFQEREDVGCTYNVEGTGEQTPGTCWCLGGSLKVVTNVGNEVAIPID, from the exons ATGAGTAGGACAATACTTCAAacggcgacgatgacgggCGATTCCTTCAAAGAGGCCGTGCCGGATCGGCATACCCAGCCTGGTCTGGAGGCTGTATTTCTGCAGGGTCCTGGGTTTGGATATCCTGCGCAAAATGGGTATGGGCATGGGCAgggacatggacatggacacaCTGGACCGCCTGTGCAGCAGGGAatcgggaagaagaagttttTCATCCTGTGGGTTGCGCTGGGGGTGCTTGTTGCGGCGGTCATTGGGCTTTCGGTTGGATTGGGGGTTGgattggtgaagaagggtg GAACGGAGTCAGAGTCAGCATCCCAGTCCTCTCCTACAAGCACAGACAACGgcaacgacaacgacaacgacatATCATCAAATAACGCAACATCACCagaaacatcatcatcatcttcatcttcatcatcaccctcatcctcaccaacaacaaccccaacagCAACATACACCTCCCCCTTCGACACAGACGCCGGCGCAGACGCCACAATAACCCTATCCGGAGTCCAAGCAACGCCCAACCCGTCTCCAACCTCCATCTGCCCAACAGCCAACAACACAGTCATAGTCCATATCCCGGGGCCCAAGCGGTACCGGATATTCTGCGACTCTGATTTCGGGGGCAGTGGGAAGAAGGACCTTGCGTCGGTGGTGCTCGGCTCGTTTGACGCGTGCCTGGGGCTGTGCAATGCGATGAATTATTTCCAGGAGCGCGAGGATGTGGGCTGCACTTATAATGTTGAGGGGACGGGGGAGCAGACGCCTGGGACTTGTTGGTGTCTTGGGGGTTCGTTGAAGGTTGTGACGAATGTGGGGAATGAGGTTGCGATACCGATtgattaa
- a CDS encoding uncharacterized protein (COG:C;~EggNog:ENOG410PM1Y;~InterPro:IPR015590,IPR029510,IPR016160,IPR016161, IPR016162,IPR016163;~PFAM:PF00171;~go_function: GO:0016491 - oxidoreductase activity [Evidence IEA];~go_function: GO:0016620 - oxidoreductase activity, acting on the aldehyde or oxo group of donors, NAD or NADP as acceptor [Evidence IEA];~go_process: GO:0055114 - oxidation-reduction process [Evidence IEA]) has product MSSPALTSVPTQLFINNQYVDSNSPDRLSVTNPYDGSPIPHAAHAANKQDIDAAVAAATSAYKTSWAQFSPARKQACMLKFADLVERDAERLATLESLPTGKPVSPTIQFDIAHMAEVYRYYAGWTDKISGETFPEHNGVYKIVRHEPLGVCAGIASWNATFMYIGWKIAPAIAAGNAFIFKPSEKSPFGALALGALYAEAGFPAGLVQILNGAANTGALLASHPRIAKISFTGSVGGGKAVQDLATKSNLKKVTLELGGKSPAIVFDDVEIEKALGGVCGFLFNSGQVCVATSRVLVQNTIAEKFLAGLKAAFANAEATLGSNPLDPKTMYGPIVDKAQFDKIMAYIEIGKKTATLLTGGGQKGEQGYFIKPTIFVNPDPESPVVTEEIFGPVMVVQTFGSEEEALRLANGSVYGLAASVYTSNLDRALRVSSNLECGGVAVNSPFLPQVNTPFGGIKSSGQGRELGKYGLLEYTEPKSIHIKLDVPKL; this is encoded by the exons ATGTCGTCCCCAGCCCTAACTTCCGTTCCGACCCAACttttcatcaacaaccaG TACGTCGACAGTAACTCACCCGACCGCCTTTCCGTGACAAACCCCTACGACGGCTCTCCAATCCCGCACGCCGCCCACGCCGCAAACAAGCAAGACATCGacgccgccgtcgcagcagcaacatccgCCTACAAAACATCCTGGGCCCAGTTCTCCCCTGCCAGAAAACAAGCATGCATGCTAAAGTTCGCGGACCTTGTCGAGCGCGATGCAGAGCGTCTAGCCACACTCGAGTCCCTGCCGACGGGGAAACCGGTCTCCCCAACGATCCAGTTTGATATTGCCCATATGGCCGAGGTTTACAGAT ACTACGCCGGCTGGACCGACAAAATCAGCGGCGAGACATTCCCCGAACACAACGGGGTATACAAGATCGTGCGCCACGAACCCCTCGGCGTCTGCGCCGGCATCGCCTCCTGGAACGCAACATTCATGTACATCGGCTGGAAAATCGCCCCTGCCATTGCTGCGGGGAATGCC TTCATCTTCAAACCCTCCGAGAAATCCCCCTTCGGGGCTCTCGCACTGGGCGCTCTCTACGCCGAAGCCGGGTTCCCGGCTGGCCTGGTCCAGATTCTCAACGGGGCAGCGAATACGGGTGCGCTGCTTGCGTCGCATCCTCGGATTGCGAAGATCAGCTTTACTGGTTCTGTGGGTGGGGGCAAGGCGGTGCAGGATCTTGCGACGAAGAGTAATCTGAAGAAGGTGACGCTGGAGCTTGGTGGGAAGAGTCCTGCGATTGTGTTTGATGATgtggagattgagaaggcTTTGGGGGG GGTATGTGGGTTCTTGTTTAACTCGGGCCAGGTCTGTGTTG caacaagccGCGTCCTCGTCCaaaacaccatcgccgaaaAGTTCCTCGCGGGCCTAAAAGCCGCCTTCGCCAACGCCGAAGCCACCCTCGGCTCAAACCCCCTCGACCCCAAAACAATGTACGGCCCCATCGTCGACAAGGCGCAGTTCGACAAGATCATGGCCTACATCGAGATCGGCAAGAAGACCGCAACGCTGCTGACCGGCGGCGGCCAGAAGGGCGAGCAGGGATACTTCATTAAGCCGACTATCTTTGTGaacccggacccggaaaGCCCCGTTGTGACAGAGGAGATTTTCGGGCCCGTTATGGTTGTCCAGACATTTgggagtgaggaggaggcgttAAGGTTGGCGAACGGCTCGGTTTATGGGCTTGCGG CTTCTGTATATACATCCAATCTCGACCGGGCGTTGAGAGTATCGAGCAATCTTGAGTgcggtggtgttgctgtGAACTCGCCTTTCCTGCCGCAGGTGAATACGCCGTTTGGGGGGATCAAGTCGAGTGGGCAGGGAAGGGAGTTGGGTAAATATGGCTTGTTGGAGTATACCGAGCCGAAGAGTATCCATATCAA GCTCGATGTACCGAAGTTGTAG